Within the Bacteroidota bacterium genome, the region GTTCAATCCTGACAAATCCTGTAAGTTGTTATTATATTGAATCAAAAGATATCCCCCTATAGATTCAAGCCCATTAAGCCCGGTCAAATTTTCGAGTGCGGGGTTGCCTTCCATATATTTTCCAATATCGACATCACCACCAATAGAACTCAGGTTTTCAAGTCCGGTAAAATTTACAAGAGCATTATTGTTGTATATGTCAATATCTCCATCGATAGAAACCAGATTGTCTAAGCCGTTAAAATTAGCCAGGAGAGAATTATCGTGAATTACTAAGTTTCCCCCAATGGAAACCAGATTGCCTAAGCCGCTAAAATTTACCAGGTGGCTATTATTGTGAATTTCCAATTTCCCCCCTACCGAAACCAGGTTATCCAGTCCCTGGAAGTTAGTCAGAGAACTATTATTATAAAATTGTAATTTTCCCCCGATTGACGTCAGGACACTTAATCCGTTCAGATTATTTATACTTCCATATGAAATGATCGTGACATTACTTGTTATCGCTGTGCATCCGGGGTAATTAACCTGGAAGTTGTCAATTTCATCCTGGTGGTCGAAATAAATACCTTCGGGCAGGCATGAACATACAGGTTGGGCAGAGAGGGTGATGCTGCCCAATGCAAGGATTAATGTTAGAATTTGTTTTTTCACGGTATTACTGGTTTTTAATTACTGGTTGAGTGTGGGAGTGGGGTTAGGGTGTGATAGAACGCGGATGACGCGGATTGGGCGGATTTTCGCGAATTTTGTCATGATTATTCGGTTATCTGGTTATCTTGTTATTTGTTGATGCGGTAAATCGTAAATCATAAATCATCAAATCATAAATACATCGAAATCAAAAATCACTAATCGTTCATCTTAAATCTTAACCAGCTTCCTGATTACAAGCATCTCTTCCGCCTGAATCCTCACAAAATAGATGCCTGCCGGCAGGCTTCCCATATCAATCTCCACGGCATGTCCTCCTTCTTCCATTTCTTCATTCAGCAACCGGCAAATCTTCCTTCCATCAATCCCCCATAAATCACAAATCACAAATCGCTGATCATACATCGTAAATCGCAGCCACGCAGTGGTGTAACACGGATTCGGATACGCTTCAACCCGGAACCCGGACCCCGGAACCTGCAACTCATCTGTTCCCACTATCCCGCAGGCTTCTTCCACCTCTTGCAGGCTGTTGCAGCCGGGGGCGTTGCACTGAATAGAAACCGTTCCGTTTGGTGCTGCCAGGTAATCGCAGATGCTCTGCACATCGCAGGTTGATAAAGTATCATTATGATAAATATTCAGGGAACTAATGGTTCCTGCAGATATATTGTGCAATCCCTCCAAACTGAGCAGGGAAGAGTTGTAATATATCCAAAGGGTTCCTCCGATGGTATTCAAATTTTCCAGTCCCAGGAAGTTGGTCAGCGAATTATTATTAAAAATTGTAATTTTTCCCCCGATTGAAGCTAGGTTCTCCAATCCTGTTAAACTGGTTAAGGATGGATTATCTGAAACATTGAAATATCCCCCGATTGTATCTAAATTATCCAATCCGGTCAGATACAACAAGGAATCATTTGAATCAATCCATACAGTACCACCGACGTAATTCAGATTTTCTAAACCTGCTAAATTGGAAAGGGATGGATTCCCGAAGTTTCCATACGTCCCTGATCCAATGTGAAGTGAACCAGATATGTGATCCAGGTTTTCAAGCCCTGTTAAGCTGGACAGGGCAGCATTCCCATAAAGTTCCAGATTTCCTCCTATGGAAGTCAGATTGTTTAATCCCACCAGGTTGGTAAGTATAGGATTTCCTCCACCATTAAGTCCGCCAATTTCAATGCTACCCGTTATATTTGCCAGGTTTTCAAGGCCTGTTAAACTAGTTAAAGAGTTGTTGGAATATAGAAGAAGGCCCCCTAAAGAATTCAGATTAGACAGTTCTGAGAAATTTGCCAGTTCAAAATTATGGATACTCAGGAGTCTGCCTTCAATAGAAATTAGATTTTCCAAACCTGTCAGATTTTCCAGAACCCAGTTGAATCTCATATCAAGGTCACCAATAACAGATGTAAGATTTTCCAATCCTTCAAGGTTGGTAAGAGCGTAGCATTGATCAAAAATGAGTGAACCCCCGATGTACTCCAGGTTTCTCAAATTTTCTATGCTTTCCAGGGAATTGTTTGTACGAAATTGAAGGTCTCCGCCGATATATTTCAGATTGTCTAATCCTGCTAAACTTGTCAAAACTGGACTATGACCAATGGAGAGACTTCCCCCGATTGAATCCAGATTATTCAATCCGGTTAAGCTTGACAATAGCGGATTGCTACCAATCCAGTAGCCACCGATATCAATATTCCCTGGTATTGAAGTTAGGTTCTCCAGGCCAGTCAAACTTGTCAGGGAATCGTTGAATATAACACTGATTGTACCGTCAACCGAATTTAGATTATTCAAACCAACTAAGTTTGACAATAATGGATTCCCAATAATATTTAAATCCCCTGCAATTGCAACCAGGTTTTCTATGCCCGATAA harbors:
- a CDS encoding leucine-rich repeat protein, with translation MKNFTLIISAWLICCHMQLSAQPCLPEGITFTTQEQIDNFQISYPGCTEIEGDVEIQGNDITNLHGLNVVTSIGGLLTIRDNIALNSLSGIENLVAIAGDLNIIGNPLLSNLVGLNNLNSVDGTISVIFNDSLTSLTGLENLTSIPGNIDIGGYWIGSNPLLSSLTGLNNLDSIGGSLSIGHSPVLTSLAGLDNLKYIGGDLQFRTNNSLESIENLRNLEYIGGSLIFDQCYALTNLEGLENLTSVIGDLDMRFNWVLENLTGLENLISIEGRLLSIHNFELANFSELSNLNSLGGLLLYSNNSLTSLTGLENLANITGSIEIGGLNGGGNPILTNLVGLNNLTSIGGNLELYGNAALSSLTGLENLDHISGSLHIGSGTYGNFGNPSLSNLAGLENLNYVGGTVWIDSNDSLLYLTGLDNLDTIGGYFNVSDNPSLTSLTGLENLASIGGKITIFNNNSLTNFLGLENLNTIGGTLWIYYNSSLLSLEGLHNISAGTISSLNIYHNDTLSTCDVQSICDYLAAPNGTVSIQCNAPGCNSLQEVEEACGIVGTDELQVPGSGFRVEAYPNPCYTTAWLRFTMYDQRFVICDLWGIDGRKICRLLNEEMEEGGHAVEIDMGSLPAGIYFVRIQAEEMLVIRKLVKI